The Caloenas nicobarica isolate bCalNic1 chromosome Z, bCalNic1.hap1, whole genome shotgun sequence genome has a segment encoding these proteins:
- the HEXB gene encoding beta-hexosaminidase subunit beta — protein MSRAMGLAGLLVGLFLVPAVLVSTSFRHDAPRTEPAPEPAEWEPPAGPEDSLWPLPQWLRTSGRQLQLAPGRFQLLHGAGSSAGPGCGLLQDAFRRYYEYMFGQSRRRNWGYRPFGPRAEPELSYLQVVIESREAGCDSHPHLGSSEAYQLTVTAPVATLKADEVWGALRGLETFSQLVHEDDYGSFLVNESEIYDFPRFAHRGILLDTSRHYLPLKSILTNLDAMAFNKFNVLHWHIVDDQSFPYQSICFPELSDKGAYSYNHIYTPTDVRLVIEYARLRGIRVIPEFDTPGHTQSWGKGQKDLLTPCYNGEKPSGSFGPVNPILNTTYDFMTKFFKEVSSVFPDAYIHLGGDEVDFNCWKSNPEVKEFMKKQGLGSDYAKLESYYIQKILDIVSSYNKGYMVWQEVFDNKAQLKPDTVVEVWMERNYAYELSNVTRAGFTTILAAPWYLDYISYGQDWRKYYSVEPLNFSGSEKQKKLLIGGEACLWGEFVDATNLTPRLWPRASAVGERLWSSRNVTSLQDAYRRLTNHRCRMLRRGIAAEPVFVGYCAHEARGQ, from the exons ATGAGCAGAGCCATGGGCCTGGCCGGGCTGCTGGTGGGTCTGTTCCTTGTGCCCGCCGTGCTGGTGAGCACCAGCTTTCGCCATGACGCCCCGCGGACGGAGCCCGCGCCGGAGCCGGCCGAGTGGGAGCCGCCCGCGGGCCCCGAGGACTCGCTGTGGCCCCTGCCGCAGTGGCTCCGCACGTCGGGCCGCCAGCTGCAGCTGGCCCCCGGGCGCTTCCAGCTGCTGCACGGCGCCGGCTCctcggcggggccgggctgcgggcTGCTGCAGGACGCCTTCCGCAG GTACTACGAGTACATGTTCGGGCAGTCCCGCCGGCGGAATTGGGGCTACAGGCCGTTCGGCCCCCGAGCGGAGCCAGAGCTGTCGTACCTGCAGGTGGTGATCGAGTCCCGGGAGGCCGGCTGTGACAGCCACCCGCACCTGGGCTCCAGCGAGGCCT aTCAGTTAACTGTAACTGCACCGGTGGCTACACTGAAAGCGGATGAGGTATGGGGCGCTTTAAGAG GTCTGGAAACCTTTAGCCAGTTGGTTCATGAGGATGACTATGGAAGT TTCCTTGTCAATGAATCTGAAATCTATGACTTCCCAAGATTTGCTCATAGAGGAATCTTACTGGACACTTCAAGGCATTATTTACCATTGAAATCTATTCTTACAAACCTG GATGCCATGGCTTTTAACAAGTTCAATGTTCTCCACTGGCATATAGTAGATGATCAGTCGTTCCCCTACCAGAGTATTTGTTTCCCTGAGTTAAGTGACAAG GGAGCGTACTCATATAACCACATCTATACTCCTACTGATGTCCGTCTGGTGATTGAGTATGCCCGGTTAAGAGGCATTAGAGTTATCCCAGAGTTTGATACCCCAGGACACACACAGTCTTGGGGAAAAG GTCAAAAAGATCTTCTCACCCCTTGTTACAATGGAGAAAAGCCAAGTGGGTCCTTTGGACCTGTAAATCCCATTTTGAATACAACTTATGACTTCATGACTAAATTCTTCAAAGAGGTCAGCAGTGTGTTTCCAGATGCATACATTCATTTGGGAGGAGATGAAGTGGACTTCAATTGTTG gaaatctAATCCTGAAGTGAAGGAGTTCATGAAGAAGCAAGGACTTGGCAGTGACTATGCTAAACTGGAATCTTACTATATTCAGAA GATTTTGGACATTGTTTCCTCCTATAACAAAGGATACATGGTTTGGCAAGAAGTGTTTGATAACAAAGCGCAG cTGAAACCAGACACGGTAGTCGAAGTGTGGATGGAAAGAAACTATGCTTATGAATTGAGTAATGTCACTAGAGCTGGGTTCACTACTATCCTTGCAGCTCCCTGGTACTTAGACTACATTAGTTATGGGCAAGACTGGAGGAAATACTACAGTGTTGAACCGCTTAACTTCTctg GATCcgaaaaacagaaaaagcttttaatagGTGGTGAAGCCTGCCTGTGGGGGGAATTTGTGGATGCAACTAACCTCACACCAAGATTATG GCCTCGAGCAAGTGCTGTTGGGGAAAGActctggagcagcaggaatgtgaCCAGCTTGCAGGATGCCTATAGAAGACTGACAAATCATCGATGCCGCATGCTCCG